Proteins encoded in a region of the Magallana gigas chromosome 8, xbMagGiga1.1, whole genome shotgun sequence genome:
- the LOC136270636 gene encoding tripartite motif-containing protein 3-like, whose product MSTQEAESSPPSGLSLMDEPQVITEIDTYYGLLIGITCLNDTEVWTRGNGKIMRLYNLHGKQVKSIETKSGNDPGDITVTRNGDLVYADNKDRTVNIVKNKTIEMVIKLRKWKPDRVCSTSCGDLLVFMVSDDDKQAKVVRYSGSTEKQTIQYSDKRQPLLPSGDTNIKHICENRNQDVCVSDYDAGAVVVFDQAGEFRFRYTGPPPITKESACSDPYKRTFLPAGITTDSQSRILIVNYHDQFIHIIDTDGRFLRYIDNCKFCAPWGLCVDSKDNLFVAERGTRKLKKIRYCM is encoded by the coding sequence ATGTCGACCCAAGAAGCCGAGTCTTCTCCTCCGTCAGGCCTGTCACTGATGGATGAACCCCAGGTCATTACAGAAATAGACACATATTATGGTCTTCTGATTGGCATAACCTGTCTGAATGACACAGAAGTATGGACGCGTGGTAATGGCAAAATTATGAGACTCTACAACCTGCATGGGAAACAAGTGAAGTCAATCGAAACCAAGTCAGGAAACGATCCAGGAGACATAACAGTGACGAGGAATGGAGATCTGGTTTATGCTGATAACaaagatagaactgtgaacatagtaaAGAATAAAACGATAGAGATGGTCATCAAACTACGAAAGTGGAAACCTGAccgtgtctgtagtacctcctgtGGTGACCTTCTAGTTTTCATGGTCAGCGATGATGATAAACAagcaaaagttgtgcgttactctggctccacagagaaacaaacaattcagtACAGTGACAAAAGACAACCTCTCCTCCCCTCTGGTGACACCAATATCAAACACATCTGTGAGAACAGGAACCAAGATGTCTGTGTGTCTGATTACGACGCCGGCGCAGTAGTGGTGTTCGATCAGGCTGGGGAATTTAGGTTTAGGTACACTGGTCCACCTCCTATCACCAAGGAATCTGCATGTAGTGATCCCTACAAGAGAACATTTCTTCCAGCAGGCATCACCACAGACAGCCAGAGTCGGATTCTGATCGTTAACTACCACGACCAGTTTATCCATATCATAGATACAGACGGAcggttcctccgctacattgataactgtaagTTCTGCGctccatggggtttatgtgtggactcTAAAGACAACCTTTTTGTGGCTGAAAGGGGCACACGTAAATTGAAGAAAATCAGGTATTGTATGTAA
- the LOC109617086 gene encoding uncharacterized protein translates to MAQDDSSSHCLNNEKCSKIIKGKRIRRSVIISFAVNVFFLGVVFCWVVLQIVGDQRDNRDDPPGPTPAPSLPEDSFYSCSPCKPMMRADDADTMRLATGNSSFVCCKRISQDVKLEEPNTGQLLEECQAKRGTDEGTVGALLYINLTQSQCTSGLHWMLSGGTSYMKGGVVYEDSTHYGKLTVPSDGVYAVYSYIQFDSYTSNSKLDRPKPEMHVLYKNGDQLVQMNKFMLRKHIYITSQVGPILVELKARDSIHVAVGSMGGFIHNNPQSSVVGLYKL, encoded by the exons ATGGCACAGGACGATAGTTCTTCCCATTGCTTAAATAACGAGAAATGTTCGAAAATTATCAAGGGAAAACGAATACGACGCTCCGTTATCATTTCGTTTGCCGTAAACGTGTTCTTTTTGGGTGTGGTGTTTTGCTGGGTGGTTCTTCAGATTGTCGGGGACCAACGAGACAACAGAGATGACCCCCCAGGACCGACACCAGCGCCCTCTCTCCCCGAGGACTCGTTCTACTCCTGTTCTCCGTGCAAACCCATGATGAGGGCTGATGATGCTGACACAATGAGGCTCGCCACAGGGAATTCCTCCTTTGTATGCTGTAAACGAATAAGTCAAGATGTCAAGTTAGAG GAACCTAACACGGGGCAGTTGCTTGAGGAATGTCAGGCCAAAAGGG GCACTGATGAGGGCACAGTTGGAGCACTTTTGTACATCAACCTTACACAATCACAATGCACTTCAG GTCTGCATTGGATGCTGAGTGGAGGCACCTCCTATATGAAAGGGGGAGTAGTGTATGAGGACTCTACTCATTATGGCAAACTGACCGTTCCTAGTGACGGGGTGTATGCAGTCTACAGCTACATACAGTTCGATTCCTACACAAGTAATAGTAAACTAGACCGTCCAAAGCCAGAAATGCACGTGTTGTACAAAAATGGTGACCAGCTGGTTCAAATGAACAAGTTCATGCTAAGGAAACACATTTACATCACCAGTCAAGTGGGACCGATTTTGGTGGAGTTGAAGGCCAGAGATTCGATCCATGTTGCTGTGGGTTCAATGGGCGGGTTTATCCACAACAATCCTCAGTCCAGCGTTGTCGGGCTATATAAGTTATAA